The uncultured Desulfuromusa sp. genome has a segment encoding these proteins:
- a CDS encoding RHS repeat-associated core domain-containing protein, producing MVTVLRGKVEIKQVGSNRNAAVCLISDNSNLLTWDNGSISGTLVYGELNRKTQETINYGPFSKSTSYSYDWRGNKNTYTDAEGILHSYEYLKNNRLSKISFDGQAIDLMIDKTRISKINYGNGTNSDYGYNENGWLSRIDTQNGTTIIQARDYQFDPSGNINQIGALAGTTSYGYDDLYQLTSADHPDSSGLADEAYSYDQVGNRLTSSTTPGSWSHNQNNELLDSSAATYTYDSNGNTTQKTEGGQITRYQYNSRNRLSRVILADGRVADYSYDPFGRRIKKQVGSIITWYLYADEGVIGEYSNTGSWQKSYGWQPNSLWGTDPLYMRDSTGLYYYHNDHLGTPQRLTNATTGEIVWSANYAAFGKATIDPLSTVENNLRFPGQYYDQETDLHYNWHRTYDPGTGRYTQVDPIGLMGGINFFDYTGDDPINYIDEMGLFRFSKAALSGTPPGSRNLLPSLGGAGMALNIMLDLVNLGPYHEHGFYEDGTHDDVGYFGPDSQGNPRGVMGGECSDDYSISPWQYDDQIIRKAAQNVNNTGQFDPADYVLWSNNCQDYSSALRDEYKKLGGKVKYRPFGRRNAF from the coding sequence GTGGTAACAGTTTTACGGGGAAAAGTTGAGATCAAACAGGTTGGTAGCAACCGCAATGCTGCCGTTTGTCTGATCAGCGACAACAGCAACCTGCTCACCTGGGACAACGGCAGCATCAGCGGTACCCTCGTTTACGGCGAACTGAACCGCAAAACCCAAGAAACCATCAACTACGGCCCCTTCAGCAAAAGCACCAGCTATAGCTACGACTGGCGCGGCAACAAAAACACTTACACCGACGCCGAAGGGATCCTCCATAGCTACGAATACCTGAAGAACAACCGCTTAAGCAAGATCAGCTTCGACGGCCAGGCCATCGACCTGATGATTGATAAAACCCGGATCAGCAAAATCAACTACGGCAACGGCACCAACAGCGACTACGGCTACAACGAAAACGGCTGGCTGAGCCGCATCGACACCCAAAACGGCACCACCATCATCCAGGCCCGAGACTATCAGTTTGACCCTAGCGGCAATATCAACCAGATTGGCGCCCTCGCCGGCACCACCAGCTACGGTTACGACGATCTCTATCAACTCACCAGTGCCGACCATCCCGACAGCAGCGGCCTGGCAGATGAAGCCTACAGTTACGACCAGGTCGGCAACCGCTTGACCAGCAGCACCACCCCCGGCAGCTGGAGTCACAACCAGAACAACGAACTGCTCGACAGCAGCGCCGCCACCTATACCTACGACAGCAACGGCAACACCACCCAAAAGACCGAAGGGGGCCAGATCACCCGCTACCAGTACAACAGCCGCAACCGCCTCTCCCGCGTCATCCTGGCCGACGGAAGAGTTGCCGATTACAGCTACGACCCCTTCGGCCGCCGGATCAAAAAACAGGTCGGCAGCATCATCACCTGGTACCTCTATGCCGACGAAGGGGTGATTGGCGAATACAGTAATACCGGCAGTTGGCAGAAGAGTTATGGTTGGCAACCCAACAGCCTGTGGGGCACCGATCCCCTCTATATGCGGGATAGCACAGGACTCTACTATTATCACAATGATCATCTCGGCACCCCACAGCGGCTCACAAATGCCACAACCGGAGAGATTGTCTGGAGTGCAAACTACGCCGCCTTCGGTAAGGCCACTATTGATCCGCTGTCGACTGTGGAGAATAACCTGAGGTTTCCGGGGCAATACTACGACCAGGAAACCGACCTCCATTATAACTGGCATCGGACTTATGATCCGGGGACGGGGCGGTATACACAGGTTGATCCGATTGGGTTGATGGGGGGGATTAACTTTTTTGACTATACAGGGGATGATCCAATAAATTATATAGATGAAATGGGGTTGTTCAGGTTTAGCAAAGCAGCCCTTAGCGGCACTCCACCTGGGAGCAGGAATTTGCTGCCGAGCTTAGGAGGTGCTGGGATGGCTCTTAATATTATGCTGGACCTGGTGAATCTGGGACCTTACCATGAACATGGTTTTTATGAGGATGGGACACATGATGATGTTGGCTATTTTGGTCCTGATTCACAAGGTAATCCGAGAGGTGTGATGGGAGGGGAGTGCTCGGATGATTATTCTATCTCTCCGTGGCAGTATGACGATCAGATAATTAGAAAGGCCGCTCAGAATGTCAATAATACGGGTCAGTTTGACCCCGCAGACTATGTTTTGTGGAGTAACAATTGCCAAGATTATTCATCAGCGTTAAGAGACGAAT